A genomic segment from Conger conger chromosome 2, fConCon1.1, whole genome shotgun sequence encodes:
- the si:ch73-127m5.2 gene encoding transcription factor AP-2-delta produces the protein MEPNTCGVSEIPGGAAAKAEHVQGQGMALEQALQQMVGALPQKAHCEGQGDRPNGAPHEGGPSQGPGEGGSVHMLPFAEVVSLLDPNMKSTKARKYEIQYEEVKRRLDPPEKMSLRSLAAYTRVSRGPASKRTLLESLQPFGLAPSANTAVSSSFSKLTEGDTAALCKDMRDFAAQYMNYDAIVKTLLPETNQVQHWSKIIETRNYLEDMRKCFHDPSNSRTFDNVTHGFGTAVLDVAFDMIEKVIDKQIRVLSGSPEPEDSQQEKRVRKRKARAAPGDGEAKPRTPKAPRVKGEGKAKAAKKQQLLVPTPEVAVAATAAEMGVGVGVGVGVGVVQDTPADIESSVLTLVSVGYEAISSGL, from the exons atggAACCCAATACCTGTGGCGTGAGCGAGATTCCCGGCGGGGCGGCGGCCAAAGCGGAGCACGTGCAGGGGCAGGGCATGGCCCTGGAGCAGGCCCTGCAGCAGATGGTGGGGGCGCTGCCACAGAAGGCGCACTGCGAGGGCCAGGGCGACAGACCGAACGGGGCCCCCCACGAAGGGGGGCCGAGCCAGGGGCCGGGCGAGGGGGGCTCCGTCCACATGCTGCCGTTCGCGGAGGTGGTCTCCCTCCTGGACCCCAACATGAAGAGCACCAAGGCGCGCAAGTATGAGATCCAGTACGAGGAGGTGAAGCGCAGGCTGGACCCCCCGGAGAAGATGTCCCTGCGCTCACTGGCGGCCTACACCCGCGTGAGCCGCGGCCCCGCCAGCAAGCGCACCCTGCTGGAGTCCCTGCAGCCCTTCGGCCTGGCTCCCAGCGCCAACACCGCCGTCTCCAGCTCCTTCTCCAAGCTCACAGAAG GAGACACGGCCGCCCTCTGCAAGGACATGAGGGACTTTGCTGCCCAGTACATGAATTACGATGCAATCGTGAAAACGCTGCTCCCTGAGACCAACCAGGTCCAACACTGGTCAAAAATCATTGAGACAAG GAACTATCTGGAGGACATGAGGAAGTGCTTCCACGACCCGTCGAACAGCAGGACGTTCGACAACGTCACCCACGGCTTCGGCACGGCCGTGCTGGACGTGGCCTTCGACATGATCGAGAAGGTCATAGACAAGCAGATCCGGGTGCTGTCGGGGAGCCCCGAGCCCGAGGACTCTCAGCAGGAGAAGCGCGTGCGAAAGCGCAAGGCCAGAGCCGCGCCCGGGGACGGCGAGGCCAAGCCCAGGACTCCCAAGGCCCCCAGGGTCAAGGGCGAGGGCAAAGCCAAAGCGGCCAAGAAACAGCAGCTCCTAGTACCCACCCCGGAGGTGGCGGTAGCAGCAACGGCAGCGGAGATGGGAgtgggggtaggggtaggggtcgGGGTCGGGGTTGTGCAGGACACGCCCGCCGACATCGAGAGCAGCGTCCTCACCCTCGTTTCCGTCGGTTACGAGGCCATCTCGAGCGGACTGTGA